The sequence CCTCACTGCCTTACTCCATGCTATTCAAAGTTTTAAGAGCTACAATCACAGCTTTTgaaaccaaaatgttttcttaatttaatcCCTCCACACATGcagtctctgctctgtgctgtggatCTGAGATAACAAAGCCACGGTGCAATAACTGAATTCAGTGATAACTGAACTTGCTTAAATTTCTTGCACTAGAGCATTCATCAATTTCTACAcaactaaaaagcaaataatggGACAAATGTGGCAATTAGGGTGTACACAGCTAGAACTCATGATGATTGCTCAGAAAGGAGACTGTGGCTGAAAGAATCATGTTCCCTCTGGGAACAATTTCCCTCTGTCCAGGCAAAAGAGTGAGCAGATCAGAAACACAAACTAAAACAACCGTGACTGATGCACTTGTCTGAAATAAGCCAGCTTGcagttttattaataattaaaccTAACacatttcatatatatttactTGCCTGTAGCTCACTTAAAAGCTAGGAAAGAGCTCTTTATTACTACAGCCTACGCTCTCTAAAGTGATGTCTCAAGGTGTTTTTTCACCAATTCATTTTGGGAAAATCTAACACgtgcaatatatatttttctttataagaaGCGAGCAcagttttttacattttaataattgaGGTACATTTTGTCATGGACATAAGGCTCATAGGTGAGAATGTATTTCTGAGACGGTGGCACTGTTCAGTAACTACTTCAGTAAAGAGAGAAACTGAGCATTTTCCAATACTCTGGTAAAGATCAGTCAGATGAAGTGTTTGATCAGGTATGTAAATATGTTAAGCagtgatattttaaaaccatCATTCTCAACAGCACAACTGAAACTTGATATCTAGACAAATTCCATGGGTAGTAGCCTAAGGTTACCTAATAGagaatgaaagtattttttaatgataCACTTACCTCAAGCTTTTCCATATGGAAGTCCTTTGTCATGTAATTCAGTGTTGCTCGAGTTGTGCTTTCCCCTCCATTTCTTCTGTTATCACTATTTTCCTCACTCCCAACCCCAGATTTCTTGCCCTTTCCCTCTAGCAGATAATGGAATTGCTTTCTCCTGTGAAAAGATTAGAGGTTTACAGTCCTAAttataggaattttttttaagtgcagatGTTTCTAGTGattgtgagggttttttttttctccttttgaacaCATATTTTTGAGCTTTCAAATATACTGCATTCTCAAGCTATTCAAAATACATATGATTCTACATATTCCTTCATTTATTTGCCTCTATACAATTGACCTTGACATATATCACATAGCATCTCCTAAATAGGAAGTCTTGCAGCTTAAACTTGTATTAAGTACTCATTTCTAGAAGACTAAAAATAGAGGGGTTTAAGCACCCTTTTTTTACAGTACAATTCCTAAATCTGTTAACTGTTACAGTCACCCACTATAAAATACCCACAAAAAATAGCCAGTTTTCATTGTCAAAGTCCACAAGTCTTCACCAATACCAGTACAGCGGAGAAGTGAACAAGCAGTACATTTGTGTGCATGTGCCTTTTCACTTTACTCAGTAGACTTCATACAAATTGTGTGAAAACCTCTGGCTACAAAGACCAGGAGATGGTTACACTTGTGCAATATGCAGAGGACTTACCATCCGTAAGGCAGTATTtgtgaaattatctttttacCCAAAAAGAATTTACCACAACAGTGTGCAAAAGAATTTAACAACACGTTCTGGACAAATCCCAGTTCTGTTCATTGTGTTTTACCTGGATTCTCCAAATAATGAAAGTACACGATAATGTGGCAGCTCAGAAGATGCTACATATGCCAGGATGCCAAAGAGCCTTTCTGCCTTTACAACATCATCTTCAGTGACCTGTGAGAGAGTGGGAAggcaacaaaaaggaaaaaaagttacattttaaaattagcaCATTCATATTTCATTACACACGTACACGGAGAATTAACTCAGACTTGTTACACAGGACACTGCAAACAGATCTGTTCCAGGCACATCTTCAAAACAGATTTGCTTTTACTGGCACTTCAAATGTACTTTAGAAGAAACCAAATGGGGTAGTGGTGCTTGTTTGATTTCCTGTAATCCTGGAAATTCCAGTGTATGTACTGTGCGTCATGAGAGTCTTTGTGAAATGAGGAACTTCATAACAGTTTCTTCCATTGATTTTCTAAAGGCCAGACACAGCAATTCTGCTCCATATTGCCTGCACTTGCAGAAGGTCTACTGGAAAATTTCTGATTAAGTTATGCTGGAGAAAGATTCTGGGCATGCACACGTGAAAAGGTAAGTTATAGACTCTCCTGTTTTGGCAGAATCATGGAGAAGACCTTACAGAAAGAGAGGctttagaagggaaaaaaaaaaaagtattttctctgcatttttcaaCTCCCAAAAAATAAGTGTTCCTCCATTACACTTCTCTAAATATCAACCACACTGTTGTGTCAACATTAAGTTACAGATGTCTCTTTAAACTAATTTTCAATGCTTGAAAAGTTTTCAGAATTCATTTTATACAAAATTGAAAAGTGTAAAGAAGGTGAAGGGGCTcattttttggtggtggtggttattgttttctgtttgtcttgGCTCATAACCTCTGGAGACCATGGCCTGTGGATGGCCAGACTGTGAACTGCCTTCAACTGCCAAAAGTTTGTTGGCACAGTTGCTGGACTCCTGGCTTTCCACTGAGAGCAGAAGCAATCTTTATGAGCATCTAAATCTGACCTGGATAACATTGGATGATGAAACTTATTCACTGACTTCTTAACTTCTGGATCAAATTTAATTTCCGTTCATCCTGTAACACATTTTGGGAGAGCAACCCATTATTAAATAAACTTCAATACTCACAATATTTACTAAGCAGTTCCAGACAAACTTTGTGTTCTATATTATTCAAATGTATGACTAAAATGGAACTTTGATCCACATTAACAGACTTCTATTATATTCTTGTTTAATGTTTATGGACTATTCAATCTACTCTTGCCTAAACTATACTGCAACAGCATAATGCAGGGATAAATTCACCAGAGAAAACACAGACCAGGAAATTAGAAATGTAAAGTCAACTGCATTTTCACAGTGTTTAGATTTGTtcattttcacttaaaattaaataagtcTTACTAAGTAGCCTAGGAGTAGATGGTCTTGCTGAACAGCCTGTAACAGAAGAAAGGTCTAAAACAAAGAGCACAGAAGGCAGCTAGGGAAACAAAGCCCACTGCAGGCAGAAATGCCTGCtggagaaaaaagtgattttaatgtatttatttatgttaagAGAAGCATAAGGACCAGGTCAACAGAGACCAGCAATGCTGAATACACTCTCCAGTTCACAAAAACTCATGTTCTCTTTCTTACTGCAGAGCATTGTTTGCTCCATTAATCACAAAAAGATTTAACGGTAGTATCACATAAATGTAAGGCTTCATGCCTGGGTCCTGCCAAGTGCAGGGGACAGGCACCAACTGTGCCAACAGGCCCAGCTCAGGGAATGTGGTGCATCTGTCACATTGTGTGCCACACCACGGCTGTACAGCTTTCTGTAGGGTTTGGTAACTGCAAACCTTGACAATTTGGAATTAATCTGAGATTACTGTCACTGGGAAAAACTTCAAATAGTGTTTCTCAACTAAGAGAGTTTGCTTCTTCACAGTAAATGTAACAATTGGACAAGGGAATAGAATCATTGCTGGGGGAGATGAACACTCAGCTTCTAGCCTGGAACATgaactggagaaaataaaagctttgttaTGCAGGGGATTTTTTATAGTTTAAAAGTGCCAGAGTTACGCAATTTATTTAGTTAATTCAGTTAGTATATACTGCTTTTACTTCACAGTTCTGAGTTGGCAACATAAAGAGTCTCCACAAACACTGCACACAAATGGTGATCAGAACAGCAGAAtctgcatttccctttctgtCATCTAAACGATTCTCTACGGCTGATCCAAGGTCTGAGAACACACGTCAGGGGTTGTGCTCCTTACactgaaacagtattttccatTACTGATGTTAATCCAAAAGGTGATATACATCTGCAAAGCTGGATGCCATGCTTTCTGCTGTAGGATAATGAAAAACAGCAATCAGAGCTCATCTCTTTCCTCAGCTTGGCTATGACACTTTTCAAATGATTAATGACACTAGAAAAAAAGTTGTGTGCACATCTCCATATAGTGTGGTCTGGCTGAAAAAGTTTGTTGAGGACAAAAATGTTCTTGTCATACATATTTAAGATGTGATCTATGTCCTACAGAAGATCGTGCTGTGCTACGTGTGCTCCACTTACTCAACTCTCCCcaagaaatattaaattcaaagttttccttcagagactgaatttcctgagcttGAGATTGTAACAAAAAGTCTACTTAAACAGTTGTGTTACTTTTTCCTGTGATAGccttaaagaagaaaacatgacaaaaagTCTACTTAAACAGTTGTGTTACTTTTTCCTGTGATAGccttaaagaagaaaacatgattctatgatattttgtaacactggaaattttaaattttaaataatcataTACTGTAAATCACTAAGGAGTCTGTCAAACACACACTTTTGCATAAGTATTCAATGTCAGCACTGTGATCTTCTCAAACACAATAAACAAGTGCCTCTTAAAATCAAGCAAAATCATGgagttatttaatattaattgcACATATTCAATACTATTAAATTGTGTTAATTTTAATATCTATTTCACAACAAATTACATGGTGAAGtctacttaaattttttttcccctaatacTGAAAAGACCCTGACAGGGCTGTGCTCGTTTTATTATCAATTCATctgctcttttaaaaaacaacgCTAACCGACCCTGTGAGACCAATGATAAGAAAAGAGGGACACTGTCCTACCTTCACTCCATTTATCTTCTGCAGATTGAAGTGGTTCAGCCTGAACAGAACGTAGGATTTCCACAAGGTGAAGTTCACAACCGGGTTTCCCTGAGGATCGACCGTCAGCTGCTCCATGCGATGCACCTCGGCCAGGGCGTTGAACTGCTGCAGCGCCACGAGGTTTGTCTCCTTGAACTTCAGGTGCTGAGAAAAGGTCAAACCACAGCAAACTCCataaataaacagcaaagaGTGAACCCACTGGTTTGTGCCACTCCATTTTTGAAACTCAGATAAACAGCCGTGGGGCCGACGAAGCAACTGAGCTCTTTTCCGCTTCGGGTCtttgcagcaaaacacagcaatgtTTCAACTGcttatatattacatatattaaaaGATGTCAACTTCACAGCCCCCAAGGAATTTATAAATCCTCTACTAACagcaatattttcagtgttacaAAAAGCGATGATACTGCTTGAGCAATGTTTACTTTAATTCTGAAAGCTGCAACATCTACACATAAAAGTAAATACAACACATGTTTTcaaaaatctgacttttttgGGCACAACACACTGGCTAAGTCATACCCTGCTGTGTTTGCACCATGCCCTACACTAATGATCCCGTGAGCATCATATATCTGGCTACACAGTAGCATTattgaaggaaagagaagaaggaaaaactgatgGGGAAGATAAAAATTTAGTTTAAGATTCTGCTATCACCCTCAAATTCCacttctcccctccccaaactATTGCTTCAGTAATATGGATAAATTTGTCCCAAGCTCCTCAGAAATTTATCTATTTCAATTAAACCATGAAGTTTTGTTATATTCAAAACcttgaaaagcagcagggagTCATGCTGCCTGAGTTACAAGTTGCTTATGCATGTCATCTTTATTTTACTATTTGCTTCAAAATGACTGATTTAAACATccaatgagaaaaatgaaaaagagacaTACTAAAGAGACATCTTATTTATGTTGCTTGGCTTCATCAAGAGCTGAGTAATTCCAAGAGTTGTACTGATTTAGTTAGCTATTCCCTTcaattttacttctttctttttatcctaTCAACTACCTAATCTTTGCACTCACAACACAAATGAGGTCCTCCTGATACCATGGATCCATAACGACATTATAGAGTAGCATGACTGTATTTACACACCAGTTTCTCAACTTCAAAATAATCAGCTAGGtcaaaggaattaaaagaaataaaaaccagtcTGAAAAGGAATCTAAACTGAAGTATTGATTTTTAAGGAGTATCAAGTTAAAGTTGGTGTTATAATACCAAGAAAAGATGTAAATTCATAACTGCATCTACTGACATGAAGCCACTCAAGGGTGACTGTGCCAAAGGAAGGTTCCATTAGGAAATGCACCTTCCATAGCTGTTCACAGAGCTGAAACCTGAGGCACACTCACCACACAATTAGGGAATTTCATCTTCAGTTTTGCCAACACTTGAACAATTTCATCAAATTCTATGAACATAAAGGAGACTGTGACAATAATTCCAGCTGTTTGAACACTCCAGTTCCGATCCAGGCACTCCAGTGCTCCTGCACCATACAAGCCAAGAGTGTCCCCTTCCACTTCCACTAAGTGAGACTCTAGAACAGACAAGCCTTGTACTGCACTGCTCAGAATTGCATCAAGAGAcctgcaaaggaaataaaaatacagtgataTAAGtgacatattttgaaataataacaCCAACGAATGACAGTCCTTACTTTCACCAAAACCCAGCTGTCAAATACAATGGTATTTCTCAACATTCATTCACTTTCAGGACCCCACCTGGTGCTGGTTCAAAACCACTGAGGGTTGGAAAATCCTCTTTCCATCAAGTAACACTGCAGATGTTTTACTCCTTCAGCAGAAGGGCTCTGGGTGTATTTGAGTTGGTGGAGgggtaaaattaaataaagaatccattcatatttaaaaaaactgcttaaaaatgtTAACTCAGAATGCTAACCTAGCATATTTTGTGTTGCTTTAGATATCTAAACACAATTTCAAACAATGTATTTAAGCAATGTCCCCTTCACATTGTGTTTGCTATGTGAAACGTAAGAGTTATGACATGAGCAATCACTCAAGCATTTAAGTAAGTGTGTTTTAAACTATATAATGCCAGATGGCCACCTTTTAGATGCAAATAAGCaagctaaaaaaatatatttttaaaccaaGAATACAAAAATTATCTTAGCTTTATTCCTAAGTCAAAAAACTGCT is a genomic window of Chiroxiphia lanceolata isolate bChiLan1 chromosome 12, bChiLan1.pri, whole genome shotgun sequence containing:
- the LRRC49 gene encoding leucine-rich repeat-containing protein 49 isoform X3, which encodes MMQLRQLDMKRITEEERRMASVAARKEEERKRESHKQTLLKEKKRLTICNIARQWEIQQNRTALEASLNQDKDNEPCQINGSAAYVFPEESRSLDAILSSAVQGLSVLESHLVEVEGDTLGLYGAGALECLDRNWSVQTAGIIVTVSFMFIEFDEIVQVLAKLKMKFPNCVHLKFKETNLVALQQFNALAEVHRMEQLTVDPQGNPVVNFTLWKSYVLFRLNHFNLQKINGVKVTEDDVVKAERLFGILAYVASSELPHYRVLSLFGESRRKQFHYLLEGKGKKSGVGSEENSDNRRNGGESTTRATLNYMTKDFHMEKLEEIKERKAFCQTYVENLVKEAADINLKNESLQKLWPQMFIELVRDAVIEIRNKNSYMKLCLQRITEQKQ